One stretch of Aquimarina sp. Aq107 DNA includes these proteins:
- a CDS encoding DUF11 domain-containing protein, whose protein sequence is MLILVEVSVLVIQVTFSITVTNSGPNNATGVGVGDTFPDGYTTIGSISDSGSEAGGLISWSGLSVTTTTPLVLTYTAVVTATGNYTNFAEVTASDQTDLDSTPDSTPDTDTPTEDDETSATPTVAAIADLSIAKSAVLTTDADTSGSISAGDTVTFSITVTNSGPNNATGVGVGDTFPDGLYDNRKY, encoded by the coding sequence ATGCTGATACTAGTGGAAGTATCAGTGCTGGTGATACAGGTTACTTTTAGTATTACAGTGACCAATTCAGGTCCAAACAATGCTACGGGTGTTGGCGTAGGGGATACATTTCCAGATGGATATACGACAATAGGAAGTATTAGTGATAGTGGAAGTGAAGCAGGTGGCTTGATCAGCTGGAGTGGATTAAGTGTTACTACTACGACTCCATTAGTATTGACCTATACAGCCGTAGTTACTGCTACAGGTAACTACACAAACTTTGCAGAAGTTACGGCTAGTGATCAGACAGATTTAGATAGTACTCCAGATAGTACTCCCGATACAGATACTCCAACGGAGGATGATGAGACGAGTGCTACACCAACGGTTGCGGCAATCGCAGATTTAAGTATTGCAAAGAGTGCAGTATTGACCACGGATGCTGATACTAGTGGAAGTATCAGTGCTGGTGATACGGTTACTTTTAGTATTACAGTGACCAATTCAGGTCCAAACAATGCTACGGGTGTTGGCGTAGGGGATACATTTCCAGATGGATTATACGACAATAGGAAGTATTAG